In Moorella sp. Hama-1, a single genomic region encodes these proteins:
- a CDS encoding IS1634 family transposase, whose product MYIRIVQRKNKDGSVVRYVQLAHNFRDPETRKPQAQVLWSFGREEEIDKDSLRRLVDSINRFLGPEDVLQQQAKVGDAPLLFKESRPLGGAWVLDALWCELGIDRAIGKVIKDRAFRTPVERAIFAMAANRALDPQSKLAVETWVERDVAIPGLESIAVQQLYRAMDVLMEAGDALQEEVFFSVAHLLNLEVDLLFFDTTSTYFEVEGEDPEEGDAAYFLRRRGHSKDHRPDLAQIVIGLAVTREGIPIRCWVWPGNTADVTRIDQVKKDLVGWKLGRVITVLDRGFVSEDNLRTLQRAGGHYIAGERMQSGKPSVEEALSRPGRYQKVKDNVEVKEIIVGDGEARKRYILVRNPYEEARDREQRERMLKELEQELQGLARLDKKEHGKAVCRLVSHPTYGRYLKLDKRGWPQIDRAKVKADERLDGKYLLRTSDDTLSPADVALGYKQLLEVEAAFRTLKQALELRPIYHRLSRRIEAHVLLCWLALLLIRVAETRVEGRLGQRYTWPRLRDELNRMHLGIFAGPAGTVWQRTETTTFQRQILSALGVEEPPRFFKLDPRQAM is encoded by the coding sequence ATGTACATCCGAATCGTGCAACGCAAGAACAAGGACGGGTCTGTCGTCCGCTATGTGCAGTTGGCCCACAACTTCCGCGACCCCGAAACCCGTAAGCCCCAGGCGCAGGTCCTCTGGTCCTTCGGCCGGGAAGAGGAGATAGACAAGGATTCCTTGCGCCGGCTGGTGGACAGCATCAACCGCTTCCTGGGGCCGGAGGACGTGCTGCAGCAGCAGGCCAAGGTGGGTGATGCTCCACTCCTTTTCAAGGAGAGTCGTCCCCTGGGCGGCGCCTGGGTTTTGGATGCTCTCTGGTGCGAACTTGGGATTGACCGGGCCATCGGGAAGGTGATCAAGGACCGCGCCTTCCGTACCCCCGTAGAGCGGGCCATCTTCGCCATGGCGGCCAACCGGGCGCTGGACCCGCAGAGCAAGCTGGCGGTGGAGACATGGGTGGAACGAGACGTCGCCATCCCTGGTCTGGAAAGCATCGCAGTGCAGCAGCTCTACCGGGCCATGGACGTCCTCATGGAAGCCGGCGACGCCTTGCAAGAAGAGGTCTTCTTCTCCGTGGCCCATCTCTTGAACCTGGAGGTTGACCTGTTGTTCTTTGACACCACCAGTACCTATTTCGAAGTCGAGGGGGAGGACCCGGAGGAAGGAGACGCCGCGTACTTCCTCCGCCGGCGGGGGCACTCCAAGGACCACCGGCCGGATCTTGCCCAGATAGTGATTGGCCTGGCCGTCACCCGGGAAGGCATCCCCATCCGCTGCTGGGTCTGGCCCGGCAACACGGCGGACGTCACCCGCATCGACCAGGTGAAAAAGGACCTGGTGGGCTGGAAACTGGGACGGGTAATCACTGTCCTGGACCGGGGCTTCGTCTCCGAGGACAACCTGCGCACCCTGCAGCGGGCAGGTGGCCATTACATCGCCGGGGAACGCATGCAATCTGGCAAACCGTCTGTGGAAGAAGCTCTTTCCCGTCCCGGCCGCTACCAGAAGGTCAAGGATAACGTGGAAGTTAAAGAGATCATCGTCGGCGACGGGGAAGCCAGAAAGCGTTATATCCTGGTCCGCAACCCTTACGAAGAAGCCAGGGACCGGGAACAGCGGGAACGGATGCTCAAAGAACTGGAACAGGAACTGCAAGGGCTCGCCCGCCTGGATAAAAAAGAACACGGCAAGGCCGTCTGCCGCCTGGTCTCCCACCCCACCTACGGCCGCTACTTAAAGCTCGACAAGAGAGGCTGGCCACAGATCGACCGGGCCAAGGTCAAGGCGGATGAGCGCCTGGATGGCAAGTACCTGCTGCGCACTTCCGATGACACCTTGAGTCCCGCGGACGTCGCCCTGGGCTACAAGCAACTCCTGGAAGTGGAAGCCGCCTTCCGTACCCTCAAGCAAGCCTTGGAATTGCGGCCTATCTACCACCGCCTCTCGCGGCGCATCGAGGCGCACGTCCTCTTATGCTGGCTGGCCCTCCTGCTCATCCGCGTAGCCGAGACGCGGGTGGAAGGAAGGCTGGGCCAGCGTTACACCTGGCCCCGGCTGAGGGATGAGCTGAATAGAATGCACCTTGGCATCTTCGCTGGCCCTGCCGGCACCGTCTGGCAGCGTACCGAAACCACCACCTTCCAGCGGCAGATCCTTTCCGCCCTGGGCGTGGAAGAGCCCCCGCGCTTCTTCAAGCTGGACCCACGCCAGGCGATGTAG
- the aroF gene encoding 3-deoxy-7-phosphoheptulonate synthase, producing the protein MIIVMKPGATREQIETVSERLVEMGFKTHPIYGQEKTVIGAIGDKKALSSEALINLPGVEKIVPIMKPYKLVSRELKDTPTIVRLGGVPVGGRGLVVMAGPCAVESEEQLMAAARAVKAAGAQVLRGGAFKPRTSPYAFQGLEEEGLKMLARVREETGMPFVTEAVDTRDVPLVAEYADAIQIGARNMQNFRLLQEAGATGKPILLKRGLAATIEEWLMAAEYILDSGNPNVILCERGIRTFETATRFTLDLAAVAVVKENSHLPVIVDPSHSTGSWRLVLPMARAAVAAGADGLIIDRSSTVLRHMPGPRSSNIKAFRA; encoded by the coding sequence ATGATTATCGTCATGAAGCCGGGGGCGACCCGAGAACAAATCGAAACGGTAAGCGAGCGTCTGGTAGAGATGGGTTTTAAGACCCACCCCATCTACGGTCAGGAAAAGACTGTCATCGGCGCCATCGGCGACAAAAAGGCCCTGAGTTCCGAGGCCCTTATCAACCTGCCCGGCGTCGAGAAGATCGTCCCCATTATGAAGCCCTACAAACTGGTCAGCCGTGAACTCAAGGATACCCCGACCATCGTCCGCCTGGGCGGGGTCCCGGTGGGGGGACGCGGCCTGGTGGTTATGGCCGGCCCCTGCGCCGTGGAGAGCGAGGAACAGCTTATGGCAGCGGCCCGGGCCGTCAAGGCCGCCGGGGCCCAGGTTCTACGTGGCGGCGCCTTCAAACCCCGGACCTCCCCCTATGCCTTTCAGGGCCTGGAAGAGGAAGGCCTGAAGATGTTAGCCCGGGTCCGGGAGGAGACGGGGATGCCCTTTGTTACCGAGGCCGTGGACACCCGGGATGTCCCCCTGGTGGCCGAGTACGCCGACGCCATCCAGATCGGCGCCCGTAACATGCAAAACTTCCGCCTCCTCCAGGAAGCCGGGGCCACCGGCAAACCCATCCTCCTGAAACGGGGCCTGGCGGCGACCATTGAGGAGTGGCTCATGGCGGCCGAGTACATCCTGGACAGCGGCAACCCCAATGTCATCCTGTGCGAACGGGGCATCCGCACCTTTGAAACGGCCACCCGCTTCACCCTGGACCTGGCGGCCGTGGCTGTGGTCAAAGAAAATTCCCACCTGCCGGTGATCGTCGACCCCAGCCACAGCACGGGCAGCTGGCGCCTGGTCCTGCCCATGGCCCGGGCTGCCGTGGCCGCCGGCGCTGACGGCCTCATCATCGACCGGAGTTCGACAGTTTTGAGGCACATGCCAGGACCCCGATCTAGCAATATCAAGGCTTTCCGGGCTTAA
- a CDS encoding type II toxin-antitoxin system VapC family toxin, with protein sequence MGARDLYRVFVDTGAFIALIDERDPLHEPAQNFYTSLDKHTNLITSLMIISETYTWLCYHAPYDLAARFIDVIDRSEKVGALKIILLDDDMKNKAHAVLKNYRDQDLSYTDATSFVILETMNIADVFGFDSHFYIIKRNLWPVVKKLG encoded by the coding sequence ATGGGGGCCCGAGACCTTTATAGAGTATTTGTTGACACTGGTGCTTTTATCGCTCTTATTGATGAACGGGACCCTCTCCACGAGCCGGCCCAAAATTTCTATACATCACTCGACAAACACACAAACCTGATCACCTCTTTGATGATTATCTCGGAAACCTATACCTGGCTATGTTATCACGCTCCTTATGACCTGGCCGCCAGGTTTATCGATGTAATTGATCGGTCAGAAAAGGTCGGAGCCTTAAAAATAATACTTCTGGATGACGACATGAAAAACAAAGCCCATGCAGTATTAAAGAATTACCGGGATCAGGACCTGTCCTATACTGATGCAACCAGCTTTGTAATCCTGGAAACCATGAACATCGCGGATGTATTCGGTTTCGATTCTCACTTTTACATTATCAAGCGCAACCTCTGGCCAGTTGTAAAAAAACTTGGGTAA
- a CDS encoding methyl-accepting chemotaxis protein → MDGNIIAVALLSSLLWLIILIGKASLGWGYFSVIIGLNLLFFGYLYFVYQYRWKRSLITLGESIKKISDGQLIWEEPPRGGREIQSLVAAFKGFFWQYRQILGRFYATGEQLNLCATQLAEGIENIKLAAHEVSQAIESMAGGADQQAQSAGVVLKAAEEGVEQGQKTSAGAREAAGLVRDTRANLESLGGVLHTLLEHIENTATTNQQASSRIRELQQQAQQITAIIELVSNIAAQTNLLALNAAIEAARAGEQGRGFTVVAEEVRKLAESSAQAAEEINSVITIIAREIETISTQIEAANSAAAQNLATGRAARESLATTNRAMVAAEKAMETILTVAASQQEQENRIKALAGDVAMVSQNTAAAAEECAAGMEEQSASLDELAGTGWQLQEMAGQLQQIVARYGGVGELDANIQERVREAMAYLEMVAADKRVMAMDARQHQKALPEYYNRNPVFEALISADKEGKVIFNTNTASSVKDFSYRTWFREAVAGKPFVSKVYISALTSKLIVTIAVPIKNSTGEVAGTLCGGLMLE, encoded by the coding sequence ATGGATGGAAATATAATTGCTGTAGCCCTATTAAGTAGTTTGTTGTGGTTAATTATCTTGATTGGTAAAGCCTCCCTTGGGTGGGGCTACTTTTCCGTGATTATAGGCCTTAATTTATTGTTCTTTGGTTATCTTTATTTTGTTTACCAGTACAGGTGGAAGCGATCCCTTATTACCCTGGGAGAGAGTATCAAGAAAATTTCCGACGGGCAGCTTATCTGGGAGGAGCCACCCCGGGGGGGCCGGGAAATCCAGTCCCTGGTGGCAGCCTTCAAAGGATTCTTCTGGCAATACAGGCAGATATTGGGCCGGTTTTATGCCACCGGCGAGCAATTAAACCTTTGCGCCACCCAGTTGGCCGAAGGCATTGAGAATATTAAACTGGCGGCCCACGAGGTCTCCCAGGCTATAGAGAGCATGGCCGGTGGCGCCGATCAACAGGCCCAATCGGCGGGGGTCGTTCTCAAAGCCGCCGAGGAGGGGGTGGAGCAGGGGCAAAAAACTAGCGCCGGGGCCAGGGAGGCCGCCGGCTTGGTCCGGGATACCAGGGCTAACCTGGAGTCTTTAGGTGGCGTTTTACATACCCTTCTGGAGCATATCGAGAATACAGCTACCACTAACCAGCAGGCCAGCAGCAGGATCAGGGAATTGCAGCAACAGGCCCAACAGATAACGGCGATTATTGAGCTAGTGAGTAATATAGCAGCCCAAACCAATCTTCTGGCTTTAAACGCAGCCATTGAAGCGGCCCGGGCCGGGGAACAGGGGCGGGGCTTCACCGTTGTCGCTGAAGAGGTGCGTAAACTGGCTGAGAGTTCCGCTCAAGCAGCAGAAGAGATTAATAGTGTCATAACGATTATTGCCCGGGAAATAGAAACTATCAGTACCCAGATTGAAGCCGCCAACAGCGCCGCGGCCCAGAACCTGGCTACCGGCCGGGCGGCCCGGGAATCCCTGGCTACCACCAACCGGGCTATGGTCGCGGCCGAAAAAGCCATGGAGACAATTCTTACCGTAGCGGCTTCCCAACAGGAACAGGAAAATAGAATCAAGGCCCTGGCCGGCGATGTGGCCATGGTTTCCCAGAATACGGCGGCGGCCGCTGAGGAGTGCGCCGCCGGGATGGAAGAGCAATCAGCCTCCCTGGACGAACTGGCCGGCACCGGCTGGCAATTGCAAGAAATGGCCGGGCAGTTACAGCAGATTGTTGCCAGGTACGGTGGCGTTGGTGAATTGGACGCCAATATCCAGGAGCGAGTCCGGGAGGCTATGGCCTATTTGGAGATGGTCGCTGCCGATAAACGGGTAATGGCCATGGATGCCCGGCAACACCAGAAGGCATTACCGGAGTACTATAACCGTAACCCTGTTTTTGAAGCGCTAATAAGCGCCGATAAAGAAGGAAAGGTTATATTTAACACCAATACTGCCTCCAGTGTAAAAGACTTTTCCTATCGCACCTGGTTCCGGGAAGCCGTTGCCGGGAAGCCCTTTGTTTCCAAAGTGTACATATCCGCTCTAACGAGTAAACTAATCGTCACCATAGCCGTACCGATTAAAAACTCAACTGGCGAGGTTGCCGGGACCCTCTGCGGCGGCCTGATGCTCGAGTGA
- a CDS encoding 3-isopropylmalate dehydratase small subunit, producing MLIAGKCHTFGNDIDTDAIIPARYLNTTDPGELARHCMEDADPTFAGRVRAGEIIVAGKNFGCGSSREHAPVAIKAAGVAAVIAASFARIFYRNAINIGLPIFESPAAAAGIQAGDEVKIDAEKGEIVNLTRGATYPVAPFPPFMQELIAAGGLMPYVAGKVKGCS from the coding sequence ATGCTCATAGCAGGCAAGTGTCACACCTTCGGCAACGACATCGACACCGACGCGATCATCCCGGCGCGGTATTTAAATACCACCGACCCCGGAGAACTGGCCCGGCACTGCATGGAAGACGCCGACCCCACCTTTGCCGGCCGGGTGAGAGCCGGGGAGATAATCGTCGCCGGAAAGAACTTCGGCTGCGGCAGCTCCCGGGAGCACGCCCCGGTAGCCATCAAAGCCGCCGGGGTAGCGGCCGTCATCGCCGCCTCCTTTGCCCGTATTTTTTACCGCAACGCCATTAACATCGGCCTGCCCATCTTCGAGTCCCCGGCGGCGGCAGCGGGGATCCAGGCCGGAGACGAGGTTAAGATCGACGCTGAAAAGGGCGAGATCGTCAACCTCACCCGGGGTGCGACCTACCCGGTGGCCCCCTTCCCGCCCTTCATGCAGGAACTCATTGCCGCCGGGGGGCTGATGCCCTACGTGGCCGGGAAGGTGAAAGGGTGTTCTTAA
- the leuC gene encoding 3-isopropylmalate dehydratase large subunit yields MGMTITEKILAAHAGLEAVEPGQLINARVDLSLGNDITAPLAIQEFKKLGVQKVFDPERVVLVPDHFTPAKDIKSAEQAKVLREFAREQGLTNYFEIGRMGIEHCLLPEAGLVGPGDLVIGADSHTCTYGALGAFATGVGSTDLAAAMATGECWFKVPETILFRFHGQLQPYVGGKDLILYTIGQIGVDGARYMAMEFTGEAITELSMDGRFTMANMAIEAGGKNGIFPPDEKTLAYIQGRLKRDYHFYQSDPDAVYARELDIDASKIDPQVALPHLPENARSVREVGEIKIDQVVIGSCTNGRLEDLRVAAAILRGHKVHPEVRLIVIPGTQQIYSTALAEGLIEVFIAAGAVVSTPTCGPCLGGHMGILAKGERALSTTNRNFVGRMGHPESEVYLAGPAVAAASAIKGRIAAPEEAI; encoded by the coding sequence ATGGGCATGACCATAACGGAAAAGATCCTGGCCGCCCACGCCGGATTAGAGGCGGTGGAGCCCGGCCAGCTCATCAACGCCCGGGTGGACCTGTCCCTGGGGAACGACATCACCGCCCCCCTGGCCATCCAGGAGTTTAAAAAACTCGGCGTCCAGAAGGTCTTCGACCCGGAGCGGGTGGTCCTGGTGCCGGACCACTTCACCCCGGCCAAGGACATCAAATCCGCCGAGCAGGCCAAAGTCTTACGGGAGTTCGCCCGGGAACAGGGCCTCACCAACTACTTCGAGATCGGCCGCATGGGCATCGAGCACTGCCTGCTGCCTGAGGCCGGCCTGGTGGGCCCCGGGGACCTGGTCATCGGCGCCGACTCCCACACCTGCACCTACGGGGCGCTAGGGGCCTTCGCCACCGGCGTCGGCTCCACGGATCTCGCCGCCGCCATGGCCACGGGGGAGTGCTGGTTTAAAGTACCGGAGACCATCCTCTTTCGTTTCCACGGCCAACTCCAACCCTATGTCGGCGGTAAAGACCTGATCCTGTACACCATCGGGCAAATCGGCGTCGACGGCGCCCGCTACATGGCCATGGAATTCACCGGCGAAGCCATCACTGAGCTCAGCATGGACGGCCGCTTCACCATGGCCAACATGGCCATCGAAGCCGGGGGTAAGAACGGCATCTTCCCTCCCGACGAAAAGACCCTGGCCTACATCCAGGGCCGCTTAAAAAGGGATTACCACTTCTACCAGAGCGACCCCGACGCAGTATATGCCCGGGAACTGGACATTGACGCCAGTAAAATCGACCCCCAGGTAGCCCTGCCCCACCTGCCCGAAAACGCCCGCAGCGTCCGGGAGGTAGGGGAGATCAAAATCGACCAGGTAGTCATCGGCAGCTGCACCAACGGCCGTTTAGAAGACCTGCGGGTCGCGGCGGCCATCCTGCGGGGTCACAAAGTCCACCCGGAGGTCCGGCTCATCGTCATCCCCGGCACCCAGCAGATCTACAGTACCGCCCTGGCCGAAGGACTCATCGAAGTATTTATCGCCGCCGGGGCGGTCGTCTCCACCCCCACCTGCGGCCCCTGCCTGGGCGGCCACATGGGGATACTGGCCAAAGGGGAGCGCGCCCTGTCCACCACCAATCGCAACTTCGTCGGCCGCATGGGCCATCCCGAGAGCGAGGTCTACCTGGCCGGGCCGGCGGTAGCCGCCGCCAGCGCCATCAAAGGCCGCATCGCCGCCCCGGAAGAAGCGATTTAA
- a CDS encoding isocitrate lyase/phosphoenolpyruvate mutase family protein → MRLTTRLRQLLNQKQILVAPGAHDVLTAKIIEQAGFEAVYFTGYGQAASHLGQPDVGLLTMTEMATRLNNTAAAVTIPVIADADTGFGNAVNTIRTVQEYEKAGAAAVQLEDQVSPKKCGHMLDRQVVPVEEMVNKIKAAVAARRDPDLVIIARTDARTSRGLAEAIARGKAYEAAGADVLFIESPETVEEMKQICSSFKVPVLANMVEGGRTPLLTVKELEQLGYSLVIFPTASVYTAARALIELMATLKASGTTRDFMNQMLPFSDFNQLIGLPKIKELEKLYATNGCCAK, encoded by the coding sequence ATGCGACTTACAACCAGGCTACGACAGCTGTTAAACCAGAAACAAATTCTAGTGGCTCCGGGGGCCCATGATGTCCTGACGGCTAAAATCATTGAACAGGCTGGTTTTGAGGCCGTCTACTTTACCGGCTATGGCCAGGCAGCCAGCCACCTGGGCCAGCCCGATGTGGGACTGCTCACCATGACGGAAATGGCCACCAGGCTCAACAACACAGCGGCGGCCGTCACCATCCCAGTCATCGCCGACGCTGATACCGGCTTTGGCAATGCCGTTAATACCATCCGGACGGTCCAGGAATATGAGAAAGCCGGGGCGGCGGCTGTCCAGCTGGAGGATCAGGTCTCACCGAAAAAGTGCGGCCATATGCTCGACCGCCAGGTGGTGCCTGTAGAAGAAATGGTAAATAAAATTAAGGCCGCCGTGGCGGCCCGGCGTGACCCCGACCTGGTAATCATCGCCCGTACGGACGCCCGGACCAGCAGGGGCCTGGCAGAGGCCATCGCCCGGGGTAAGGCTTACGAAGCTGCCGGCGCTGACGTCCTCTTCATCGAATCGCCGGAAACCGTGGAGGAAATGAAGCAGATCTGTTCTTCTTTTAAAGTGCCGGTCCTGGCCAATATGGTTGAGGGTGGCCGTACGCCTTTACTCACGGTTAAAGAGCTGGAGCAGTTGGGTTACAGCCTGGTTATTTTCCCCACGGCCTCGGTCTATACGGCGGCCAGGGCGTTGATAGAACTAATGGCGACTTTGAAGGCCAGCGGCACAACCCGAGACTTCATGAACCAGATGCTCCCCTTCAGTGACTTTAACCAATTGATTGGTTTGCCGAAGATCAAGGAGCTCGAAAAGCTCTATGCCACTAACGGTTGCTGCGCCAAATAG
- a CDS encoding glutamate mutase L → MEIKAFDVGSTFTKVNSYRLENGRLEWLARAQAPTTVEDIRVGLEAALRNLPGSLRLDDLAGQQVLASSSAAGGLRMVAIGYMPRVTAKAALEVAMNAGARVLEVLSEEDTPAYRREVLLEIKPDIVLLTGGTDGGDTAAIIQNARLLAALKLPAVVIIAGNSQSQAEVAAILAAAGIRCRRVANVMPTIHELRVQPAREAIHGEFIRQITRAPGLRYLEELVAGGKVIPTPGAVLMGAELLARGHYEEKGLGSLIVIDLGGATTDVHSVIPELAELPLEERGLILTNEKQVAYRTVEGNLGLRVSCRGVVETVGPRQVLLRAGVAINDEQEKRLLAYCSRAEEQTETLAGNDEERHFDRGLAIAAMETALKRHAGSLSQEYDPVLGIAPGTPTGRDLRGIQHIIAVGGIFTALPEEEARAIVREALANRGISLLPENPEIIIDRHYLLYSLGLLALHYPYETLHFARQYFTSQHGN, encoded by the coding sequence ATGGAGATAAAAGCCTTTGATGTCGGCAGCACCTTTACCAAGGTTAATTCTTACCGGTTAGAGAATGGCCGTTTAGAATGGCTGGCCCGGGCCCAGGCGCCGACGACGGTCGAGGATATTCGCGTCGGCCTGGAGGCGGCATTGAGGAATTTGCCTGGCTCCCTCCGGCTGGATGACCTGGCCGGCCAACAGGTCCTGGCCTCCAGTAGCGCCGCCGGGGGCCTGCGGATGGTAGCCATTGGCTATATGCCGCGGGTGACGGCCAAAGCAGCCCTGGAAGTAGCTATGAACGCCGGGGCCAGGGTCCTGGAGGTCCTGTCCGAAGAAGACACCCCGGCCTACCGCCGGGAGGTCCTGCTGGAGATCAAGCCGGATATTGTGCTCCTTACCGGCGGCACCGACGGCGGCGACACCGCAGCTATTATCCAAAATGCGCGCCTGCTGGCCGCTTTAAAGCTGCCGGCGGTGGTGATTATCGCCGGTAACAGCCAGAGCCAGGCTGAGGTAGCCGCGATTTTGGCGGCCGCCGGCATCCGGTGCCGGCGGGTGGCCAATGTCATGCCCACCATTCACGAATTGCGGGTTCAGCCAGCTCGAGAGGCCATCCACGGGGAGTTTATCCGCCAGATTACCCGGGCACCGGGCCTGCGCTACCTGGAAGAATTAGTTGCCGGGGGGAAGGTGATACCCACACCCGGAGCCGTCCTCATGGGCGCCGAACTGCTGGCCCGGGGCCATTATGAAGAAAAAGGTTTAGGGAGCTTGATTGTTATTGATCTGGGCGGGGCGACTACCGATGTCCATTCGGTGATCCCGGAACTGGCAGAGCTCCCCCTGGAAGAGAGGGGCCTCATTTTAACTAATGAAAAACAGGTGGCCTATCGCACCGTGGAGGGTAACCTGGGCCTGCGGGTCAGCTGCCGGGGGGTTGTGGAGACAGTGGGACCGCGTCAGGTTTTACTCCGGGCCGGGGTGGCGATTAATGACGAGCAGGAAAAGAGACTGTTAGCCTACTGCAGCCGGGCCGAAGAGCAAACGGAAACCCTGGCCGGTAACGATGAGGAGCGCCACTTTGATCGGGGCCTGGCCATAGCGGCCATGGAAACGGCCCTGAAGCGCCATGCCGGGTCCTTGAGCCAGGAGTATGACCCGGTTCTGGGGATTGCCCCGGGAACGCCTACGGGCCGGGACCTGCGCGGGATTCAACATATCATTGCGGTTGGCGGTATTTTTACGGCCTTGCCCGAGGAGGAAGCCAGGGCGATTGTCCGGGAGGCCCTGGCCAACCGGGGGATCTCCCTTTTACCCGAGAATCCGGAGATCATCATTGACCGCCATTATCTTCTGTATTCCCTGGGGCTGCTGGCTCTCCATTACCCGTATGAAACCCTGCATTTTGCCAGGCAGTATTTTACATCACAACATGGAAATTGA
- a CDS encoding 2-methylaconitate cis-trans isomerase PrpF family protein — protein MSEMLRIKCAILRGGTSKGIFLHENDLPRDPALRDRVVLAIFGSPDVRQIDGLGGADPLTSKLAIIGPSSRPDADVDYTFGQVSIKEPLIDYSGNCGNISSAVGPFAIDEGLVRAKEPVTRVRIYNTNTGKIIVAEVPVKDGKAAVTGDYLIDGVPGTGAKIMLDFAGTAGAATGKLLPTGRPVDVLDVPGHGPLEVSLVDAANPMVFVRAADLDLKGIETPAEVDGNPEMLELLEKIRALGACAMGLAATPEDASRRIPAFPMLAFVAPPRDYHSFTNQKLIKAGEVDFVSRLMFMQVMHKTYAGTGTTCTGAAAAIPGTIVNEVSRRHEGLIRIGHPAGIITIEVAASTKDGKVTLERAAVGRTARRLMDGYVYVVAEKLRP, from the coding sequence ATGAGTGAGATGTTGCGGATCAAATGTGCCATCCTCAGGGGTGGGACCAGCAAGGGTATATTCCTGCACGAGAACGATTTGCCCCGGGATCCGGCCCTCAGGGATAGAGTCGTATTGGCCATTTTCGGCAGCCCGGATGTACGCCAGATTGATGGCCTGGGTGGGGCCGATCCCCTGACCAGCAAATTGGCTATTATTGGCCCTTCCTCCCGGCCTGACGCCGATGTCGATTATACCTTCGGCCAGGTCAGTATCAAAGAACCACTAATCGACTACTCCGGCAACTGCGGCAATATCTCGTCGGCCGTAGGCCCCTTCGCCATTGACGAGGGCCTGGTACGGGCGAAAGAACCTGTGACCAGGGTCCGTATCTACAATACCAATACCGGCAAGATTATTGTCGCCGAGGTACCGGTCAAAGATGGTAAAGCCGCAGTGACGGGGGATTACCTGATTGACGGGGTGCCGGGTACGGGGGCCAAGATTATGCTCGATTTTGCTGGCACGGCGGGGGCGGCCACGGGTAAGCTGTTACCTACGGGACGGCCCGTTGATGTCCTGGATGTTCCCGGTCACGGCCCCCTGGAGGTTTCCCTGGTCGACGCGGCCAATCCCATGGTTTTTGTCCGGGCGGCCGACCTGGACCTTAAAGGGATCGAAACCCCAGCCGAGGTGGACGGCAACCCGGAAATGTTAGAGTTGCTGGAGAAAATCCGCGCCCTGGGGGCCTGTGCCATGGGCCTGGCGGCCACTCCGGAGGACGCCAGCCGGCGCATCCCCGCCTTCCCCATGCTGGCCTTTGTCGCCCCGCCCCGGGATTATCATAGCTTTACCAATCAGAAATTGATCAAAGCGGGAGAGGTCGACTTTGTTTCCCGGTTGATGTTCATGCAGGTGATGCATAAGACCTACGCCGGTACGGGCACCACTTGTACCGGGGCGGCGGCTGCCATTCCCGGGACCATCGTCAATGAGGTCTCCCGGCGCCATGAGGGTTTAATCCGCATCGGCCATCCGGCAGGGATCATTACCATTGAGGTGGCGGCCAGTACCAAGGATGGGAAGGTTACCCTGGAACGGGCCGCCGTAGGCCGCACAGCCCGGCGGCTTATGGACGGTTATGTCTATGTGGTAGCGGAAAAACTGCGCCCATGA